One Phyllostomus discolor isolate MPI-MPIP mPhyDis1 chromosome 10, mPhyDis1.pri.v3, whole genome shotgun sequence genomic window carries:
- the LOC114507235 gene encoding probable inactive serine protease 58: MKFILFWVTLNLPCALTYDPDYTNTITPPYLAYLKSDYLPCAGVLIHPLWVVASASCNLPNLKVILGVTNPSNHMERNVQVVREEKMINHPYFSIISIEHNLLLIKLERYIGVDNYVKLASLPREPAPENAVCTVSTWGYNRCDLSKEPDSLQSVNISVVPKAECQDAYQSHNITESMLCLGIVPGRRLPCKEVTGAPAVCNGVLQGILAFADGCVLRADVGIYTRIFNYVPWIENTIRNN; this comes from the exons ATGAAGTTTATCCTCTTCTGGGTGACCTTGAACCTGCCTT GTGCTTTGACCTATGACCCCGATTACACCAATACCATCACTCCCCCCTACCTGGCCTACTTGAAGTCTGATTACCTGCCCTGCGCTGGAGTCCTGATCCACCCCCTGTGGGTGGTTGCCTCTGCCAGCTGCAACTTACC GAACCTTAAGGTGATACTGGGGGTTACGAACCCCTCCAACCACATGGAACGAAATGTGCAGGTGGTCCGTGAGGAGAAGATGATTAACCACCCGTACTTCTCGATCATTTCTATTGAGCACAATCTGCTGTTAATCAAGTTGGAAAGATACATCGGAGTCGACAACTACGTGAAACTGGCCAGCCTGCCCCGAGAACCAGCCCCCGAAAACGCCGTGTGCACCGTCTCCACCTGGGGCTACAACAGATGCGACCTCT CCAAGGAGCCTGACTCACTGCAGAGCGTGAACATCTCCGTGGTCCCCAAGGCTGAATGCCAGGACGCCTATCAAAGCCACAACATCACGGAAAGCATGCTGTGCTTGGGCATCGTGCCAGGGAGAAGGCTGCCCTGCAAG GAAGTCACTGGGGCCCCCGCAGTCTGCAATGGGGTACTTCAAGGAATCCTAGCTTTTGCAGATGGATGTGTTTTGAGAGCGGATGTTGGCATCTATACCAGAATCTTTAACTACGTACCCTGGATTGAAAATACAATTCGTAACAACTGA
- the LOC114507245 gene encoding serine protease 58-like: MSAPGEIAAAMKFCLIVTLLGATAVVLANESKKEKLSSPGEFTIPYLAYLQSSPEPCVGSLISPEWILTAAHCPLPVKIRLGVFQPTIKNNKEQIRNYSLIVPHPEFNTHTLENDLMMIKLSEAVALNPYVGTIAIALEPLVLNDSCFIPTWRWNEYKNLSDPDILTWTSQYSLPSHECQGILSQRTTANIMCVGQPLSTLYAIKEVSAAPAVCAGRLHGILSWAKGSVTLGSEGFFTEVHPYARWILKIIKSH; the protein is encoded by the exons ATGTCTGCTCCTGGTGAGATCGCGGCCGCCATGAAGTTCTGTCTCATCGTCACCCTCCTGGGCGCGACTG CGGTCGTTCTGGCCAACGAGTCTAAAAAGGAAAAGTTGAGCTCACCAGGCGAGTTTACTATTCCTTACTTGGCCTACCTGCAGTCCAGCCCGGAACCCTGCGTGGGGTCTCTCATCAGCCCCGAGTGGATCCTGACAGCTGCTCACTGCCCCTTACC CGTTAAAATTCGACTGGGAGTTTTCCAACCCACCATCAAGAACAACAAAGAGCAGATACGGAATTACTCACTGATCGTGCCCCACCCTGAATTCAACACGCACACGCTGGAGAATGACCTGATGATGATAAAACTGTCCGAGGCCGTGGCCCTCAACCCCTACGTGGGAACCATCGCCATCGCCCTGGAACCTTTGGTGCTGAACGACTCCTGCTTCATCCCGACCTGGAGGTGGAATGAATACAAAAACC TGAGTGATCCCGACATCCTCACCTGGACGAGCCAATATTCTCTTCCTTCCCATGAGTGCCAGGGTATACTAAGCCAAAGAACGACAGCCAACATCATGTGTGTGGGACAACCTCTGAGCACCCTATATGCAATTAAG GAAGTTTCAGCGGCTCCAGCTGTCTGTGCTGGGAGGTTGCATGGAATCTTGTCCTGGGCAAAAGGCAGTGTCACCCTGGGAAGTGAAGGATTCTTCACAGAAGTTCACCCCTACGCCAGATGGATCCTAAAAATCATTAAGAGCCACTGA
- the LOC114507874 gene encoding cationic trypsin: MKAFIFLALLGAAVAFPSDDDDKIVGGYTCKKNSIPYQVSLNAGYHFCGGSLINNQWVVSAAHCYKSRIQVRLGEYNIELTEGNEQFINAAKIIRHPKYNSQTIDNDIMLIKLSSPATLNSRVSTVSLPKTCASVGTQCLVSGWGNTQSVGTNYPELPQCLDAPILSDSACRNAYPDQITNNMMCLGFLEGGKDSCQGDSGGPVVCNGQLQGIVSWGYGCALKGKPGVYTKVCNYVSWIKNTIAAN, encoded by the exons ATGAAGGCCTTCATCTTCCTCGCTCTCCTGGGAGCTGCTG TTGCTTTCCCCAGTGATGACGATGACAAGATCGTCGGGGGCTACACCTGCAAAAAAAACAGCATCCCCTACCAGGTGTCCCTGAACGCCGGCTACCACTTCTGCGGCGGCTCCCTCATCAACAACCAGTGGGTGGTGTCTGCGGCTCACTGCTACAAGTC CCGCATCCAGGTGCGTCTGGGAGAGTACAACATCGAACTTACGGAGGGCAACGAGCAATTCATCAATGCGGCCAAGATCATCCGCCACCCCAAATACAATTCCCAGACCATCGATAATGACATCATGCTGATTAAACTGAGCTCGCCCGCCACTCTCAACTCTCGCGTCTCCACTGTCTCTCTGCCAAAAACCTGTGCAAGTGTTGGCACCCAGTGTCTCGTCTCCGGCTGGGGCAACACCCAGAGCGTCGGCA CTAACTACCCCGAGCTGCCGCAGTGTCTGGATGCCCCCATCCTCTCCGACAGCGCTTGCCGCAATGCCTACCCAGACCAGATCACCAACAACATGATGtgcctgggcttcctggagggcGGCAAGGACTCTTGCCAG GGTGACTCCGGCGGCCCCGTGGTCTGCAACGGCCAGCTGCAGGGCATCGTCTCCTGGGGCTACGGCTGCGCTTTGAAGGGCAAGCCTGGCGTGTACACCAAGGTCTGCAACTATGTGAGCTGGATCAAGAACACCATCGCTGCCAACTAA
- the LOC114507357 gene encoding uncharacterized protein LOC114507357 yields MGPRFLCCVALCLLGAGPLDAAVFQAPKYLVARVGDTKSLRCEQKLGHDAMYWYKQDSKQSLKVMFAYNNKEPFLNETASGRFLPESPDKAHLKLHIKSLELSDSAVYLCASSRDTALQSHRLPLHKPTGPARKRWGQQVHPARGRLPAPVCDAPAWSCIYGTAHNTQQGGSTVHAPRSVTEFHPPATAGVSNKFTEALRTPLTGKGQALKILTGGRSHSFAFSAVRIGACYTQQYY; encoded by the exons ATGGGCCCCAGGTTCCTCTGCTGTGTGGCCCTCTGCCTCCTGGGAGCAG GCCCCTTGGACGCAGCAGTTTTTCAGGCTCCAAAATACCTTGTTGCACGGGTGGGGGATACAAAGTCACTAAGATGTGAACAGAAGCTGGGCCACGATGCTATGTACTGGTATAAGCAAGACTCCAAGCAGTCGCTGAAGGTTATGTTTGCCTACAATAACAAGGAGCCGTTTCTAAATGAGACGGCTTCAGGTCGCTTCTTACCAGAATCTCCTGACAAAGCTCATTTGAAACTTCACATCAAGTCCCTGGAGCTCAGCGACTCTGCCGTGTATCTCTGTGCCAGCAGCCGAGACACAGCCCTGCAAAGTCATCGCCTCCCTCTACACAAACCCACCGGCCCAGCCAGGAAGCGGTGGGGACAACAGGTTCACCCAGCTAGAGGGAGGCTCCCTGCACCCGTCTGTGACGCCCCTGCCTGGAGTTGTATCTACGGCACAGCCCATAATACCCAACAGGGTGGTTCTACAGTTCATGCACCCAGAAGTGTTACAGAATTCCACCCACCAGCTACAGCAGGGGTTTCTAACAAGTTCACTGAAGCACTCAGGACTCCACTCACGGGAAAGGGCCAGGCACTGAAGATCTTAACTGGTGGAAGGAGCCATTCCTTTGCTTTCTCTGCTGTACGCATCGGTGCGTGTTACACACAACAATATTACTGA